GACCGCGGTGAAGAACGTTTTGGCCAGGTCGAGCGCGAGCGTGCTCGCGGATTCGTCACTGACATGCCGCCACGTGTTCGGCCGCAACATATCGCCGACGACAAATATCGATACGGCAATGGTCGCGGCACCGATTGCGACGAGCAATTCCTGAGCCATCTCGCTTCGCTTTCCCGGTCAGAGTCGATGACAACCTATTTCCGAGCGTATGTTCGAGCGGCCGGACACTCACGGCACTGGCACCATAGCAAGAGCTAGGGTCGAACATTAGACCTGGCCAGGCGACCATATATCGCACCGTTACCGAACTGTTACCACGATGGCGGGCGTAGCGATTCGGTAGCAAATGCCTGATCCCGCCCTATTTAGCAAACCGCCGTCGATCTCGCATCGCGCAGATACCCGGCGCGCGACGGCATCCTCCGTTATCGCCGAGAAACATCCGAACCGATACGGATTCGCGGAGTTCATACCGCGCCGGAGTTCACGAAACACAGGCGACAAACAATGACCCCGCCACAGTCGCGCGAGCCGACCGAAAGCCCGGGCGACAACTCCGCGAATCCCGCACATAACCGCCGCCGAAACCCTTTCGCCGCGCCGCGGCCGCAGTCGGCACATGCGATCTGGGTCACATCAACCCCTTGAATGTGACCCACGTTGGTGCTAAACATTGTGGCACACAACGCAATATGCGTTGCGTATATTGCAACACAATGAAGTGGCTCTCCGAAGGAAATCGATGGTGCACCGCAGGCTCCGGCCCAAACCCGTTGGCGGGCAAGTACAACGAGCGCTCATCGGTGCGGCCGCGCTCCTGCTGCTCGCGGGTTGCGCACCGGTACAGTCCGATCCGGCCGGGACCGGCGGCGACGAGCAGACCGGGACCGTGCGCGTCTGGCTCTTCGACGAGGCGACGCGCGCGCCGAAAGAAGCCGTGATCAACGAGGCGATCGCGGAATTCACCGCGACCAGGCCCGACGTGCGCGTCGACGTGCAGTGGGTACCGGTCGCGGCCCGCGCGGAGAAGTTCGCCGGCGCCTTCAACGATCCGGCCAGCGCGCCCGACGTCGCCGAGTTCGGCAACACCGACCTCGCGGGCTACGCGGTGAGCGGCGCGTTCGCCGATCTCACCGCCGATCTCGCGGCCTGGCCGGAGGGCAAGGACCTGGTGCCCTCGGTGCTGGACACCGCGAAATCGGGCGGCAAGGTCTACGGCCTGCCCTGGTACACGGGCATCCGGGCGCTGTACTACCGCACCGACATCTTCGCCGAACTCGGCCTGCGACCGCCGGGCACGCTGGCCGAACTCACCGAGACCGCGAGGCGCATCCGCGCGGCCAAGCCTGAGCTGTACGGGATTTCGGTGGGCGGCAAGTACACCTACGCGATGCTGCCGTTCCTGTGGGCACACGGCGGTGAGATCGCCGAATACGACGGCACGATGTGGAATTCGACGATCAACTCCGATTTGGCGAAGGAAGGCGTCATCCGCTACGCGGAGCTGATCCGCGACGACATCTGCCCGCCCGCCCAGTGCGTCGACTTCACCGGGACACAGAGCGTCCAGGCGTTCGCGGGCGGCAAGGCCGCGATGACAATCGGCGGCGACTTCAACCGCAAGGCGGTCGAGCAGGGCGCGGCCAAGGGCAAATACGCGGTGGTTCCGCTGCCCGGCGTCCAAAGCGGTTCGATCGCACCGGCGTTCGCGGGCGGCAATCTGCTGGGCGTGTTCCGGGCGAGCAAGCACCGCGGCCTCGCCCGCGATTTCATCGAATTGCTGGGCGGGGCGCGGTATCAGGAAAAGATGTACCGCGCGATGGGTAACCTGCCGACCCTGGCCGGCGTGCAGCGGCAACTCGCCGCGAACGACCCGTTCCTCGCCCCGTTCGTCGAGTCACTCAGTGCCGGAACGAAGTTCGTGCCGAGCACACCGGGCTGGTCCAAGATCGACAGCCAGAACGTGCTGCCGACCACGGTGCAGCAGATCGCCACGGGCAGCAAGGCCCCGGGAGCGGCACTCAACGCGGCCGCCGCCGTGATGAACAAGGCATTCAGGTAGGCACACATGGCTATTCGAGAACTACCGACCACCGCGCCGGCACCGCGGACCGCACCGAAACCACGCGGGCTGCGCCGGGACACGATCGCCGCCTGGCTCTATCTCGCACCCGCGGGCCTGCTGCTCGCCGCCGTGCTGGTGTACCCGATCTATCAGATCGTGCTCATCTCGTTCTACGACTACGGGCAGGCGCAGGCGACGGGCGCCGCACCACTGGAGTTCGTCGGCCTCGGCAACTATCGAGAACTGCTCGCCGACAGCCAGTTCTGGATCGTGCTCGCCAACACCTTCGTGTTCGGCGGGGTCTGCGTGATCGGCGGGCTCGTGGTGGGCACGGCACTGGCGGTACTCGCCACCCGGGTCCGGCCGCTGCCGCGGATGCTGCTGTTCCTCGCGGCGCTCGGCGCGTGGGCGACCCCGGCGATGGCGGGCTCCTATGTCTGGCTCTTCCTGTTCGACACCGACTTCGGTGTGGTGAACGAGGCGCTGTCGGGCCTCGGGTTGCGCTCGATGGAAGGCCACTCGTGGACCTTCGGCACCCTCAGCGCGTTCGGTGTGGTTGCCGCCGAGGTGATCTGGTGCTCGTTCCCGTTCGTCATGGTGACGATGTACGCGGGCATCAAGGCCATCCCGGAAGAGGTGCTCGAGGCCGCGGCACTGGACGGCGCGTCCGCGTGGCGGTCGGCCCGCTCGGTGATCCTGCCGATGCTGCGCCCGCTGCTGCTGATCGCGACGGTGCAGTCGATCATCTGGGACTTCAAGGTGTTCACCCAGATCTACGTGATGACCAATGGCGGCGGCGTCGCCGGGCGGAACCTGGTGCTCAACGTCTACGCCTACCAAAAAGCTTTCGCCGGGCAGGAATACGGGCTCGGCTCCGCGATCGGAGTCCTGATGACGCTGTTGCTGTTGTCGATCACCGGCCTCTACGTCCGGTCCCAGCGCAGGAGCACGAAGTGGGTGTGACGACCAAGGTGCGCCGCACCCCGCGTAAACCGGGCCGCCTGATCGCCGAAGCCGTCACGGTGGTGATCGCGGGCCTGGTCGCCTTCCCGCTGTACTGGATGGTGCTCTCGGCGATCAAGCCGCCGGGTGAGATCCAGTCGGCCGATCCCAAACCCTGGACCCTCGCGCCGAGCCTGGACAGTTTCAGCCGGGTGCTCTCGATGAACGGATTCGGCCGCTTCTTCTTGAACAGCTTGTTGATCGCCGTGGTGGTGGTGCTGCTCTCGCTGCTGCTGTCGTTCCTGTCCGCGGTGGCGCTCACCCGGTTCCGCTTCCGCGGCCGCACCGTGCTGCTGGTGATGATCCTGGTCGCGCAGATGGTTCCGGTCGAGGCGCTGACGATTCCGCTGTTCTTCCTGATGCGCGAGATCGGCGGCACCGTGCCCGCGCTCGGGCTCAACGAACTCGGCTCGATCATGCTGGTGGACTTGGTGTTCAGCCTGCCGCTGGCGATCTGGCTGCTGCGCGGATTCGTCGCCGCGATACCGGACGAACTGGAGGAAGCCGCCAAACTCGATGGGGCGAGCCGGATCCGGTTCGCGTGGCAGATCCTGCTGCCGCTCGTCGCGCCCGGTCTCGTCTCGGTGAGCGTGCTGTCGTTCATCCACGCGTGGAACGACTTCCTGTTCGCGAAGACGTTCATCATCTCCAAGACCGAGAATCAGACACTGCCGCAGGCGATCCTGG
This genomic stretch from Nocardia brasiliensis ATCC 700358 harbors:
- a CDS encoding carbohydrate ABC transporter permease encodes the protein MAIRELPTTAPAPRTAPKPRGLRRDTIAAWLYLAPAGLLLAAVLVYPIYQIVLISFYDYGQAQATGAAPLEFVGLGNYRELLADSQFWIVLANTFVFGGVCVIGGLVVGTALAVLATRVRPLPRMLLFLAALGAWATPAMAGSYVWLFLFDTDFGVVNEALSGLGLRSMEGHSWTFGTLSAFGVVAAEVIWCSFPFVMVTMYAGIKAIPEEVLEAAALDGASAWRSARSVILPMLRPLLLIATVQSIIWDFKVFTQIYVMTNGGGVAGRNLVLNVYAYQKAFAGQEYGLGSAIGVLMTLLLLSITGLYVRSQRRSTKWV
- a CDS encoding extracellular solute-binding protein, encoding MVHRRLRPKPVGGQVQRALIGAAALLLLAGCAPVQSDPAGTGGDEQTGTVRVWLFDEATRAPKEAVINEAIAEFTATRPDVRVDVQWVPVAARAEKFAGAFNDPASAPDVAEFGNTDLAGYAVSGAFADLTADLAAWPEGKDLVPSVLDTAKSGGKVYGLPWYTGIRALYYRTDIFAELGLRPPGTLAELTETARRIRAAKPELYGISVGGKYTYAMLPFLWAHGGEIAEYDGTMWNSTINSDLAKEGVIRYAELIRDDICPPAQCVDFTGTQSVQAFAGGKAAMTIGGDFNRKAVEQGAAKGKYAVVPLPGVQSGSIAPAFAGGNLLGVFRASKHRGLARDFIELLGGARYQEKMYRAMGNLPTLAGVQRQLAANDPFLAPFVESLSAGTKFVPSTPGWSKIDSQNVLPTTVQQIATGSKAPGAALNAAAAVMNKAFR
- a CDS encoding carbohydrate ABC transporter permease, giving the protein MGVTTKVRRTPRKPGRLIAEAVTVVIAGLVAFPLYWMVLSAIKPPGEIQSADPKPWTLAPSLDSFSRVLSMNGFGRFFLNSLLIAVVVVLLSLLLSFLSAVALTRFRFRGRTVLLVMILVAQMVPVEALTIPLFFLMREIGGTVPALGLNELGSIMLVDLVFSLPLAIWLLRGFVAAIPDELEEAAKLDGASRIRFAWQILLPLVAPGLVSVSVLSFIHAWNDFLFAKTFIISKTENQTLPQAILVFFKPEDTDWGAVMAASTLMTIPALVLFILVQRKLVSGLGGAVKG